Proteins from a genomic interval of Hoplias malabaricus isolate fHopMal1 chromosome 13, fHopMal1.hap1, whole genome shotgun sequence:
- the nfil3-2 gene encoding nuclear factor, interleukin 3 regulated, member 2, which produces MESLNSSGGKTLENLETFSDYNNPLPSPEGNTRPVRLIKSKQNMTCRRKREFISDEKKDASYWEKRRKNNEAAKRSREKRRLNDMVLENRVIALNDENVRLKTELLQLKLRFGLISAASYMEKSQQIGGTVSGSSGGSSSSSSHFYPSGYSSSSQVMMNSDSSEAEQSGRGEGRAQLVKYSPRGSLSDMSDGSSRDSPEPMSYDIKQEGAGLEMEIANGTTTQVMFNVHRELPTSHHQHNFQSGYHNHPQQRRHQETIISAAAPPVQASQRSVILYRSSSISYPVESSRPQEMTQHTLPQTLSQSTEGPGSTESLAEVTKQLEKKTLDSPPYEYTEGEVTERQAYRVQHQPLALDTHKADAMMAPDLLHRKEEGEEAQLYHFSFHSPQDEEPPVLTYEGGPRNEGYYQSRSGKDTSSSDGDPRSSDKDASTDDECPSSSCSDTGSYHQQSPLAGGPNSSPQSQSRDSQAEVKGTALPHKLRLKHRALSNGGATPESTHPLPQHPYLALPQTSHQLQAGKEMDGQPNEGFCKQTSSTEEGKMECGRKDPGARNSRNKRLD; this is translated from the coding sequence ATGGAAAGCTTAAATTCGAGTGGAGGCAAGACTTTAGAGAACCTGGAAACCTTCTCAGACTATAACAATCCTCTTCCTTCACCTGAAGGCAACACTCGTCCAGTTCGCCTCATCAAATCAAAGCAAAACATGACGTGCCGCCGCAAGCGTGAGTTCATCTCTGACGAGAAGAAGGATGCCTCTTACTGGGAGAAGCGTCGCAAGAACAACGAGGCAGCCAAACGCTCTAGGGAAAAGCGACGACTCAACGACATGGTCCTGGAGAACAGAGTTATTGCACTGAACGATGAAAATGTACGCCTAAAAACTGAACTTCTGCAGCTAAAACTCCGGTTTGGCCTCATCAGCGCAGCCTCCTACATGGAGAAGAGCCAGCAGATTGGGGGAACAGTCAGTGGATCTTCTGGAGGCTCTTCTAGTTCTTCCAGTCATTTCTATCCTAGTGGCTACTCCAGTAGTTCTCAAGTGATGATGAACTCTGATTCTTCAGAGGCAGAGCAGTCTGGGCGAGGGGAGGGACGTGCCCAGTTAGTAAAGTACTCCCCTCGAGGTTCTCTTTCTGATATGTCTGATGGCTCTTCCCGTGACAGTCCGGAGCCGATGAGCTACGACATCAAGCAGGAAGGGGCAGGGCTAGAGATGGAAATTGCAAATGGCACAACAACTCAGGTCATGTTCAATGTCCACCGTGAGTTGCCCACATCACATCATCAGCATAACTTTCAGTCAGGATATCATAATCACCCGCAGCAGCGGCGACATCAAGAGACCATTATCAGTGCTGCTGCACCTCCTGTGCAGGCTTCTCAGAGAAGCGTCATCCTGTATCGCTCCAGCAGCATCTCATATCCTGTAGAGAGTTCAAGACCTCAGGAAATGActcaacacacactgccacagaCCTTGTCCCAGTCTACAGAGGGACCCGGAAGCACTGAAAGCCTAGCAGAAGTGACCAAACAGCTTGAGAAGAAGACGTTGGACTCTCCACCTTATGAGTACACAGAAGGAGAAGTGACAGAAAGACAAGCATACAGGGTCCAACATCAGCCGCTAGCCCTTGATACTCATAAAGCCGATGCCATGATGGCACCAGATCTTCTTCATAGGAAAGAAGAAGGTGAAGAGGCACAGCTATACCACTTCTCCTTTCACAGCCCTCAAGATGAAGAGCCTCCCGTGCTGACCTATGAAGGCGGACCAAGGAACGAAGGATACTATCAGAGTCGTTCTGGAAAGGATACCTCCTCGAGTGACGGTGATCCCCGCAGTTCTGACAAAGACGCCTCCACCGACGACGAGTGCCCGTCGTCATCTTGTTCAGACACAGGTAGCTACCACCAGCAGTCACCTCTGGCAGGGGGTCCAAACTCCTCCCCACAAAGCCAAAGCAGAGACAGCCAAGCTGAGGTCAAAGGCACAGCACTACCACACAAATTGCGCCTCAAGCACAGAGCGCTCAGTAATGGTGGAGCGACTCCAGAATCAACTCACCCATTACCTCAGCACCCTTACCTGGCTTTGCCTCAAACCAGCCATCAGCTGCAGGCTGGTAAAGAAATGGACGGACAGCCAAACGAAGGGTTCTGTAAGCAGACAAGTTCAACAGAGGAAGGAAAgatggaatgtgggaggaaagaTCCTGGCGCACGCAACAGTAGGAATAAGAGACTTGACTAA